Proteins encoded within one genomic window of Pongo pygmaeus isolate AG05252 chromosome 4, NHGRI_mPonPyg2-v2.0_pri, whole genome shotgun sequence:
- the LOC129036202 gene encoding uncharacterized protein LOC129036202, with protein sequence MSAASTPAFGKPQRKRTCQAANQPPAPVKGWNPAAQFGCSCPKPDRLKTSSQMVNRVERNELESYTESTRDTAPGPGRARGGRRFPTAGGGTPKRRGTQVSTPPTRPPGVGALRPCPTSPAQAAAWPGDPAPGQGFPPTPARKARAPTRPGAARPPGTASNKSPARSPCSSPSFSILP encoded by the exons ATGTCAGCCGCATCTACTCCTGCTTTTGGAAAACCCCAGAGAAAACGGACCTGCCAGGCAGCCAACCAACCACCAGCCCCCGTGAAAGGCTGGAACCCAGCTGCCCAATTCGGTTGCTCCTGTCCAAAGCCAGACAG GTTAAAGACGAGTTCACAGATGGTAAATCGCGTGGAGAGAAATGAGCTGGAGAGTTACACCGAGTCAACGCGGGACACGGCTCCCGGCCCGGGCCGGGCCAGGGGTGGGAGGCGGTTCCCGACCGCAGGCGGCGGGACTCCCAAGCGCCGAGGGACCCAAGTCTCCACTCCACCCACACGCCCACCCGGCGTCGGGGCGCTGCGGCCTTGCCCCACGAGCCCAGCGCAGGCCGCAGCCTGGCCTGGGGATCCGGCACCTGGGCAGG GTTTCCCACCGACGCCCGCTCGGAAGGCGAGAGCCCCCACGCGGCCCGGCGCGGCGCGGCCCCCGGGGACCGCGAGCAACAAAAGCCCGGCCCGCAGCCCCTGCTCCTCGCCTTCCTTTTCAATTCTCCCCTGA